A single genomic interval of Chryseobacterium paludis harbors:
- a CDS encoding alpha/beta hydrolase family esterase encodes MKTKNVLTGYLLKLVCLISFVFFYACESRDITPARDESPTAGKTAAVTSYTSGQKQHDFSSSAGGTRSYYLSVPENYDSEKKYRLVFVFAGTDTTGHEMQQWMGQGWNSSTPGLEKLMDNTIFVYPDQEYTWDGDKGWAMGDYASPYQGSEDIQFTKELLNLIKSTYSIDQNRIFATGHSWGGDMTNVTAYFLNGVFKAIAPVASNRPFWFKNSNGNYVANSNYHGNTTVWIFFGLGDDHFGNTSPNGLFGKEQADFWRLKNGTSNNPTSTSIGSGNDTTKTYSGGTADVKLTLYASGQYSGGGNSLLGHQPPDYYFKAVTDWFKSF; translated from the coding sequence ATGAAAACAAAAAATGTACTTACAGGCTATCTATTGAAGTTAGTTTGTTTAATCAGCTTTGTATTCTTCTATGCTTGCGAAAGCAGAGACATTACACCAGCCAGAGATGAATCACCTACAGCAGGTAAAACTGCTGCTGTAACCTCTTACACCAGCGGACAGAAACAGCACGATTTCTCCTCCAGTGCGGGAGGAACAAGAAGTTACTACCTATCTGTACCTGAAAATTATGATAGTGAGAAGAAGTATCGCCTTGTCTTTGTTTTCGCAGGAACAGATACAACAGGACATGAAATGCAACAATGGATGGGACAAGGATGGAACTCCAGCACCCCCGGTCTTGAAAAATTAATGGATAATACCATATTTGTTTATCCTGATCAGGAATACACTTGGGATGGTGATAAAGGTTGGGCTATGGGAGATTATGCTTCACCTTATCAGGGATCGGAAGATATCCAGTTTACCAAGGAACTTTTGAATCTTATCAAATCAACCTACTCGATTGATCAAAACCGTATTTTTGCTACCGGACACTCTTGGGGTGGAGATATGACTAATGTTACTGCTTATTTCTTAAATGGAGTATTTAAGGCTATTGCTCCGGTTGCATCTAACAGACCATTCTGGTTTAAAAATAGTAATGGTAATTATGTTGCTAATTCTAATTATCATGGAAACACAACTGTGTGGATTTTCTTTGGCCTTGGTGACGATCATTTTGGTAACACCAGTCCTAATGGACTCTTCGGAAAAGAGCAAGCAGATTTCTGGAGACTGAAAAACGGAACAAGCAACAATCCAACATCTACATCAATTGGCAGTGGTAATGATACGACAAAGACCTATAGCGGCGGTACAGCAGATGTAAAACTTACGCTTTATGCAAGTGGGCAGTATTCAGGAGGAGGTAACTCTCTCTTAGGTCACCAACCACCGGATTATTACTTCAAAGCTGTAACCGACTGGTTCAAAAGTTTCTAA
- a CDS encoding GNAT family N-acetyltransferase — protein MQYKDDSITIREFTAQELTLFLSLFENPNVTQFLPYKSNEEYIKTFQKSLSDYHEGPFSRWGIFNTEDNDFVGMCVARVFVDNPEQTEIGYVANEKYWGKGVATKICKALVDYCVSLNDNRDIVAVTDLDNIGSQKVLTKNGFIRIENLVRENEVVAYFIFQKD, from the coding sequence ATGCAATATAAAGACGATTCGATCACCATACGTGAATTTACAGCTCAGGAATTAACTTTGTTCTTATCACTCTTTGAAAACCCAAATGTTACTCAATTTCTTCCCTATAAAAGTAACGAAGAATATATAAAAACGTTTCAAAAATCATTGTCAGATTATCATGAAGGACCATTCAGCAGATGGGGTATCTTTAATACTGAAGATAATGACTTTGTGGGAATGTGTGTCGCAAGAGTTTTTGTGGACAATCCTGAACAAACAGAAATTGGATATGTTGCCAATGAAAAGTATTGGGGAAAGGGCGTAGCCACTAAAATATGCAAAGCACTTGTTGACTATTGTGTTTCACTAAATGACAATAGAGATATTGTTGCTGTTACTGATCTTGATAATATAGGATCTCAAAAAGTTCTTACAAAGAATGGATTTATCCGAATAGAGAATTTAGTACGGGAAAACGAGGTGGTAGCTTACTTTATATTTCAGAAAGATTAA